The Deltaproteobacteria bacterium PRO3 genomic interval GGCGGCCCGCGCCCTCGCGGTGGTCTTGAGCCTAGCCCGCGCCCGCTCCGTCACCGTCGCCAACCGTACGCCCAAGCGCGCCGAGCAGCTGGCGCGCGAGCTCGCCTTCCGCTTGCCGAAGTCCAAACTTCTGGCCTGCCCCCTGGAGGGAAAGGACTTGGAGTCCGCCTTGAAAAGCTGCGACCTGCTGATCAACACGACGCGGGTGGGCCTGGGCGGCACCTCCTTCGTGGATTTTCCCTGGGAGAAGCTCCCGCGCCGGGCCCTGGTGAGCGACATTGTCTATACCCCTCGCATGACGCCCTTCTTGAAGGCGGCCAAACGGCGCGGACATCCCATCCATACCGGCGAGGGGATGCTGGTCTTCCAAGGAGCGCTGGCCTTCGAAATTTGGACGGGCCTGAAGCCCGACGTCCGGCTGATGCGCCGCGAGCTGCTCCGCCGGCTGGCGGTGAAAAATCGGGGCTCCGCCCCGGTCCGAAAAAAAAGGCCCCGCCGCGGCGGGGCCTTGAGACCCTTACCCAAAAAATCCCGCCTTAAGGGCAGACGAAGCTGAAGTTCCCGCTCAGGCCGGTACCTTCGATCGCCATGCGGCCTTCGACCGTGCCGATGCAGGCGGAGGGATCGCTGAGGACGAACTCGGCGATGTTGAAGCCCTCGGTCGCCGCACCGGCGACGGCTTGGAAGATCGGCGTCAAGGCGTCGGCGGTCTCGGCCTTCGCGAAGATCCCGCCCTTGGCATTGGCGATCGTCTGCAGATCGGCCAGGCCCTGGACGGAGAAGCCCGTGCCCAAGCCGACCACGTTGGCGATGACGTCATTGGCTTGCAGGCAGTTGACCACGTCCTCGACCGTGCCCGCGTCGGTGTTGTCGCCGTCGGAAAGCAGCAGGAGCGACTTCACGAAATCCGAGGGCAGTTGCTGCGCACCGGCGGTATTTTGACCGAAGCGCTGGCAAAGCTCGGTGGCCGAGGCGAAGAGCGGCGTCGAGCCGAAGTCCCCGACCTTGGCATTGATCTCGGTCTTGGCATTCGCGACGTTGGCGTCGATCGCCGCGGCCCAATCCGCCAGCACTCGGGTATAGCTGTAAGGCGGGTTGGTGGGATCCCAGCCCAGGCCCGAGGTGGTGAAGTCGTAGGCCGCGAAGAGGTTTTCTTGGGATTTCTGGCTTAGGATGTCGAGGAAGTCGCCCGCCGCCTCCTTGCGCAGGCCCGCGGGATCGCTGATCGCCATGCTGCCGCTGCTGTCCAACAGGATGCCGACGCCGAGCTTGCTGTCGTCGGCGGCCTGCGGGGCCTGGGAGCTCAGGTTGCTCAAGTTGCAGGTGAGTCCCGCCGGCTGGTCGATGAAGCATTGAATATCACCGGTCGCCGCCATCGCTTGGCGGATGATCAGATTCATGAGGGCCAGGCGCAGCCGCGGGCTGAGCCGGGAACTCTCCTCGAGGGCCAGGATGGGATTGCCCGCCGCGTCGGCGACGACGAAGTTGACGTTGAACTTGCCGCTCGCGGCAAAGTCGGCCGCCGGGCTGGCGGTCCCGAAGGTGGTGAGGGTCTTGGCGTCGGCGAAGGCGCCGTTGCCGCCTCCCTCCCCGCCTCCACAGGCCGAGAGTCCGCCCGCCAAGGCGCCGAGGGCAAAAGCTGTACATGAAATGCGTCGTAAGGTCGAAAGCATCGTTCCTCCAAGGATGGTTGGTGTCGTGACGTGCCCCGCGCGCACAGACCCGGCGGGCCTTTGCGGAGTTAAATTATTTTTCGTTTTTCTCGGAGGTGGGAGGCGCCAGAGTGGCCACCTCGGCGGGGCCGGCGCCAGGGAGGCTGCGGCGGGCGCGCACTTTTTGCTCCCGCGGGGAAACCGCCTCGCGCGGGGCGCTCAGGCGCCAGATCCGAGCGATGTCGGGGCGGCGCAGAAAGCTCTCCCGCTGCTCGGCGCCGAGGCCCGAGGCGATGCGCTCGACGACGGCACGGGCCTTTTGCAAAAAGGCCTCGGCGGAACCGAACTCTTTCAAACGCCGCGCGGCGAGGCTCATGTGGAACCAGAACTGAAGCCAATCCTCGGCGCGGCCGAGCTTCTCCCCCTCGTGGGAAAGCAGGTGGAGGTCGTCCTGCACCCATTTTCCCGAAAAGGCGCCCAGCGAGAAACGACACAAGTACACCGAATGCTCGAGGGCCGGATAGCCCTTCAGGTCTTCCCAGGCCGAGACCTGGTCGATGAGCGATTGGGCCTCGCGGATCAGGTAATGCTCCATGAGCGGGGCGGAGATCGAAAGCAGGACCTCGAGCTTGCCGGCCAGGTCGCCCTGGGCCTCGAAGCCGCGCGCCGCGTCCTCGAAGATGCGGAAGGCCGCGGCCATCCGGCCCAGGACGATCTCGAGCTTGCCCTGCAGGAGCTGCTCGTAGGGCGCCAAACGGGAGAGTTCGGGCGCGGCGAGCAGCCCGCGCACCTTCTTGAGCGAGGCGTCCGCTTCGCGCATCAGCCCCATGCCGATAAAGACCTGCGTCATGTGCAGCCGGATGACCGTCTGCTCGAGCGGCAGCTGCTCGCCGGCGAGGCGCCCCCGGCATTGCTCGAGCAACCCCAAGGCCTCGCCGTACTTTCCCTGCTCGACCAAGGCCGCCGCGAGACTTTGCGCGGTGCGCACCCAGGCGGCCGAGTCCTTGGTGCCGTCCAAGGCCTGCAACGCCGCCCGGTACGGGGCTTCCGCTGCGTCGAAGCGCCCGAGGTGGCAGTCGAGGTTGCCCAGTTGGCGGCCCGCCTGCGCCGCCTGGTTGCCGTCGGCGGCGAAGCTCAAGGCGCGCTGCAAATACTTGCGGGCCTCTTCGAACTGGCCGGCGGCGGAAAGGACTTGGCCGCTGCGCAGGTTCCAGAGGAAGCTCTCCGTCCCCAGGC includes:
- a CDS encoding shikimate dehydrogenase, whose translation is MEPPSVLTHTWRRREAGKTRPFPVIQGPISVNTKSLPWEPPTPYINPMPKTKVHKLAVIGDPISHSLSPAMHNAALRKRGAPYRYEALRVRPEKLEAFLKGKARGLAGFNVTVPHKEAVLPHLHRLAYEAELIGAVNTVVNRDGELVGFNTDGAGYLMSLHADKKFDPRGKRVVILGAGGAARALAVVLSLARARSVTVANRTPKRAEQLARELAFRLPKSKLLACPLEGKDLESALKSCDLLINTTRVGLGGTSFVDFPWEKLPRRALVSDIVYTPRMTPFLKAAKRRGHPIHTGEGMLVFQGALAFEIWTGLKPDVRLMRRELLRRLAVKNRGSAPVRKKRPRRGGALRPLPKKSRLKGRRS
- a CDS encoding VWA domain-containing protein; amino-acid sequence: MLSTLRRISCTAFALGALAGGLSACGGGEGGGNGAFADAKTLTTFGTASPAADFAASGKFNVNFVVADAAGNPILALEESSRLSPRLRLALMNLIIRQAMAATGDIQCFIDQPAGLTCNLSNLSSQAPQAADDSKLGVGILLDSSGSMAISDPAGLRKEAAGDFLDILSQKSQENLFAAYDFTTSGLGWDPTNPPYSYTRVLADWAAAIDANVANAKTEINAKVGDFGSTPLFASATELCQRFGQNTAGAQQLPSDFVKSLLLLSDGDNTDAGTVEDVVNCLQANDVIANVVGLGTGFSVQGLADLQTIANAKGGIFAKAETADALTPIFQAVAGAATEGFNIAEFVLSDPSACIGTVEGRMAIEGTGLSGNFSFVCP